A DNA window from Amphiprion ocellaris isolate individual 3 ecotype Okinawa chromosome 8, ASM2253959v1, whole genome shotgun sequence contains the following coding sequences:
- the si:ch211-150o23.3 gene encoding uncharacterized protein si:ch211-150o23.3 — MLRILQILLTGALWDGVTALGAVRLADGDNKCSGRVEVLRHDQWGTVCDQAWDLREADVVCLELGCGLAESALHGAAFGPGKGEIWLRHVQCSGHESSLTRCAVVLQTNSYCTHEDDAGVKCSGTLLTPTLTLLSPHTVFSPGEAVRFGCSALLGHHLSDFHLYKHGVSTPLVTQRADQAQTRVELTLSDIETFHQGSYSCRYRIKGGFPSQLLSSPPSNSINITVVELLTPQHWYNTSTEAPAGSVIKGHSFNITCSTPQQYPGGSFQLRLIRSNGTVRQSLPALTPSVTFTFPSAQSSNEGYYYCLYRVQLGGRTFVSRESQPLPIAIRDPDPVLSPMVISWLVSGLTFVVAVVIIIVVAKVLCNKEKKPSELERETRTCVDNTYVALSINKL, encoded by the exons ATGCTGAGAATCCTCCAGATCCTCCTGACAG GGGCTCTGTGGGATGGAGTCACTGCCTTAG GGGCGGTCAGACTAGCAGATGGGGATAACAAGTGTTCGGGCAGAGTGGAGGTTCTCCGCCACGACCAGTGGGGGACTGTCTGCGACCAAGCCTGGGACCTCCGGGAGGCCGACGTGGTGTGCCTGGAGCTGGGCTGCGGTTTAGCTGAATCTGCCCTTCACGGCGCAGCTTTCGGCCCAGGCAAAGGGGAGATCTGGCTGCGTCACGTCCAGTGCTCCGGACACGAGTCCAGTTTGACCCGATGCGCCGTCGTCCTCCAGACAAACTCCTACTGCACCCACGAGGATGATGCAGGCGTGAAATGCTCAG GTACTCTCCTAACACCCACCCTCACCCTGCTGTCACCTCACACTGTGTTCTCTCCCGGGGAGGCTGTTCGCTTCGGCTGCAGCGCTCTGCTGGGCCACCACCTCAGCGACTTCCACCTGTACAAGCACGGAGTGTCCACACCGCTGGTCACACAGCGGGCGGACCAGGCCCAGACCAGAGTGGAGCTCACGCTGTCCGACATCGAGACTTTCCACCAGGGCAGCTACAGCTGTCGCTACAGGATCAAGGGCGGCTTTCCGTCTCAGCTGCTCAGCTCTCCGCCCAGCAACTCCATCAACATCACTGTGG TTGAGCTCTTAACTCCCCAACACTGGTACAACACATCCACTGAGGCCCCGGCTGGTTCCGTCATTAAAGGCCACAGTTTTAACATCACCTGCTCCACCCCTCAGCAGTATCCGGGAGGTTCTTTCCAGCTGCGTCTGATTCGCTCCAACGGCACCGTGCGCCAGTCTCTGCCCGCCCTGACGCCGTCTGTCACCTTCACCTTCCCCAGCGCCCAGAGCTCCAACGAGGGCTACTACTACTGCCTGTACCGGGTCCAGCTGGGCGGACGCACCTTCGTCTCCAGAGAGAGCCAGCCCCTGCCTATAGCCATCAGAG ACCCTGATCCAGTACTCAGTCCGATGGTGATCAGCTGGCTTGTGTCCGGCCTGACGTTTGTTGTAGCCGTCGTCATTATAATCGTTGTGGCCAAGGTGCTGTGTAACAAGGAGAAGAAACCCTCTGAACTGGAGCGAGAGACCAGAACCT GTGTGGACAACACTTATGTCGCCTTATCGATTAACAAGCTATGA
- the slc25a33 gene encoding solute carrier family 25 member 33 — MAQRDTLLHLFAGGCSGTVGAIVTCPLEVLKTRLQSSGLTLRPVFQVQLGTLSGTGVIRPGAVTPGLLQVLRSILEKEGPRSLFRGLGPNLVGVAPSRAIYFAAYSKSKEMFNGLFVPNSGLVHMSSAGAAAFVTNSLMNPIWMVKTRMQLEKKARGEKKMNALQCARYVYKMEGVRGFYRGLTASYAGISETMICFLIYETLKKQLAQSQFNSPKSENEKGASDFLGLMMAAAFSKGCASCIAYPHEVIRTRLREEGSKYKYFFQTGRLIAVEEGYAAFYRGLIPQLIRQIPNTAIVLSSYELIVHLLGDSK, encoded by the exons ATGGCACAGAGAGACACGCTGTTGCATCTCTTCGCCGGGGG ATGTAGTGGTACGGTGGGAGCCATCGTGACCTGCCCCCTGGAGGTGCTGAAGACACGGTTGCAGTCCTCCGGCCTCACCCTCCGGCCAGTCTTCCAGGTTCAGCTGGGGACCCTGAGTGGCACCGGGGTTATCCGACCGGGGGCTGTGACACCTGGGCTGCTGCAAGTCCTACG aTCAATTCTTGAAAAAGAGGGACCGAGATCTCTTTTCCGAGGACTGGGGCCTAACCTTGTTGGTGTTGCACCTTCAAG agcCATTTACTTTGCTGCATACTCAAAGTCTAAAGAGATGTTCAACGGGCTGTTTGTCCCCAATAGTGGACTGGTGCACATGTCCTCTGCAGGTGCTGCAG CTTTTGTTACCAACTCTCTGATGAACCCCATCTGGATGGTCAAGACCAGAATGCAGCTAGAGAAAAA AGCCAGGGGAGAGAAGAAGATGAACGCGCTGCAGTGTGCTCGCTATGTTTACAAAATGGAGGGAGTCCGGGGCTTCTACCGCGGCCTGACTGCATCGTACGCTGGTATCTCGGAGACCATGATCTGCTTCCTCATCTATGAGACGCTGAAGAAGCAGCTCGCCCAGAGCCAGTTCAACTCACCGAAGAGCGAAAACGAGAAAGGAGCGTCGGACTTCCTGGGCCTGATGATGGCAGCTGCTTTCTCAAAAGGCTGTGCATCCTGCATAGCCTACCCACACG AGGTCATTCGGACGAGGCTGCGTGAGGAGGGCAGCAAGTACAAGTATTTCTTCCAGACGGGGAGGTTAATAGCGGTGGAGGAAGGCTACGCAGCCTTTTATAGAGGACTCATTCCACAGCTAATCAGACAAATCCCCAACACAGCCATCGTCCTCTCCTCATATGAACTCATTGTCCACCTGCTGGGAGATTCCAAGTGA